The following are from one region of the Apostichopus japonicus isolate 1M-3 chromosome 17, ASM3797524v1, whole genome shotgun sequence genome:
- the LOC139984962 gene encoding galactosylceramide sulfotransferase-like gives MKKPTVFIYVILVCLISLTTLYKFLKVNDITFKKDYDFGFSLKESELYKWFHAHEQSTVLSTTDEPCRETGNFVFIKTHKTGSTTLRSITSRFGYFRNLSFLLGTDTIIGHIYSIRFDWKNLKILPPIGINPGDYANYRNYNISDVHILFEPDKMERLMNPAPDLKYISIVREPTAQWLSNFQYYKRYQAIGLTLTTLNKTLLPFLKSDDVHKLGFNRQSKDLGIGPDILWSNSTKLLKSTLDKLKQLLSFVLITEYFDESLVILKQIFCWSFDDILYVKKRAQPTPLVVNIETRNEIQKHNWLDAIIYEYYLEEFWKKVKDYGPTFEKDLRHFRALLKESSDNCVEKSLVELSNDKHVYIQHYSTRNSSLFCWALVNTKFHMDMKMIQRQGRKSDKRWAGLAIH, from the exons ATGAAG AAACCCACGGTCTTTATATATGTAATTCTAGTGTGCTTGATTTCTCTGACAACTCTCTACAAATTTCTTAAAGTGAATGACATAACATTCAAAAAGGATTACGACTTTGG ATTTTCTCTCAAAGAGAGTGAACTATACAAATGGTTTCATGCACACGAGCAAAGTACTGTTTTGTCAACAACGGATGAGCCATGTCGCGAAACTGGTAACTTTGTCTTTATAAAGACCCATAAGACAGGTAGCACAACACTCAGATCTATAACATCGCGTTTTGGCTACTTCCGTAATCTTTCGTTTCTTTTAGGAACAGACACAATCATTGGACATATCTATTCCATCCGCTTCGACTGGAAGAATCTAAAGATTTTGCCACCAATAGGTATAAATCCAGGAGACTATGCCAATTACCGAAACTATAACATTTCAGACGTTCATATTCTTTTTGAACCAGATAAAATGGAAAGATTGATGAACCCCGCTCCTGATTTAAAGTACATATCGATTGTTCGAGAACCGACGGCGCAATGGCTTTCCAACTTTCAATACTACAAGCGATACCAGGCAATCGGCCTAACTCTTACTACACTCAACAAAACCCTGTTACCGTTTCTAAAGTCGGACGATGTTCACAAATTAGGCTTCAATAGACAATCAAAGGACCTTGGAATTGGCCCAGATATTCTTTGGTCTAATTCCACCAAATTGCTCAAATCAACTCttgacaaattaaaacaattattatCATTTGTGTTAATCACAGAATATTTCGACGAGTCTTTAGTAATACTAAAACAAATCTTCTGTTGGAGTTTCGATGACATTTTATACGTTAAGAAACGAGCTCAGCCTACACCTCTAGTGGTTAATATTGAAACCAGGAATGAAATTCAGAAACATAACTGGCTCGATGCAATAATTTATGAGTATTATTTGGAGGAATTCTGGAAGAAGGTTAAAGACTACGGACCAACGTTTGAGAAGGATTTACGTCACTTTCGAGCACTTTTGAAGGAATCGTCGGATAATTGTGTAGAGAAAAGCTTGGTGGAACTTTCCAATGATAAGCATGTTTATATACAACATTACTCGACACGAAACAGTAGTTTGTTTTGCTGGGCTTTGGTTAACACGAAGTTTCACATGGATATGAAAATGATACAAAGGCAGGGTCGCAAGTCGGATAAGAGATGGGCAGGACTGGCTATTCATTGA